The region CCGGGACAGTTCGTCATCGTTCGCTCAGCACCGGGGGAAGAGCGTATCCCCCTCACCATCGGTGACGCCGACAACGCAGCCGGCACCATCACCCTGTTCATCCAGGCTATCGGCGCATCGACGCGCACGATCGTCGCCATACCTGCCGGCGGCTTTCTGCGCGACGTGGCCGGACCGCTCGGCCTGCCGACCCACATCGAGCAGTGGGGGCGGGTGGCCTGCATCGGCGGCGGCGTGGGGACGGCGGTCCTCTACCCCCTGGCCAAGGCGCTGGCCGAAGCGGGCAACGACGTGACCACCATCATCGGCGGCCGCGCCGAGCCCTACATCATCCTGAAGGACGAGTTGTCCGCCTTTTCCCGGGAGGTGCTGGTCACCACCGAGGACGGCAGCATGGGGCGCAAGGGGTTTGTTACCGCCGAACTGGCCGACATGATGGCCAACCCGGCCACCTGCCCAAAGGCGGTGTTCGCCATCGGCCCGGTGCCGATGATGCGGGCCGTGGCCGAACTCACCCGCCCCCAGGGCATCACGACGATCGTCAGCCTCAACCCGATCATGATCGACGGGACCGGCATGTGCGGCGGCTGCCGCGTCCTGGTGGGAGGCGAACCGCGGTTCGCCTGCGTGGACGGCCCCGAATTCGACGGTCACAAGGTAGACTTCGAAAACCTCTTCGACCGCCTCTCCACCTATCGGAGCCACGAGGCCGCCGATTGCAAACTGAACAGGCAGGTGCAGCCATGACCACACCCATGACAACCAAGGAACGTCTCGCCATCGACCGGGTCAGGATGCCGGAACTGGCGGCAACCATACGCAGCACCAACTTTGAAGAGGTCAACCGCGGACTCGGACACGACGAGGCGATACGCGAGGCGCAGCGCTGCATCCAGTGCAAGAACCGCCAGTGCGTCGAGGGCTGCCCGGTGGGGGTTTCGATCCCCGAATTCATAGGCCTGCTGGCGGACAACGACCTGCCCGGCGCCGCCCGCATCCTGCAGCACGACAACGCGCTGCCCGCCGTCTGCGGCCGGGTCTGCCCCCAGGAAACCCAGTGCGAGGCGAAATGCGTGCGCGGGATCAAGGGCGAGGCCGTCGCCATCGGCTATCTGGAGCGCTTCGTGGCCGACTGGGCCATGGCGAACGCCGCCCGGCTCGACGCGGAGACGCCCCCACCCCCTACCGGCAAGCGGGTGGCCGTGGTGGGGTGCGGCCCGGCCGGACTCACCGCGGCGGGCGAGCTGGCCCGCGCCGGCCATGACGTGGTGATCTTCGAGGCGCTGCACGACACCGGCGGGGTATTGCGCTACGGCATCCCCGAATTCCGCCTCCCCAAGGCGATCATCGACGTGGAGGTTGACCGTCTGCGGGCCCTGGGCGTTGCCATCGAATGCAACGTGATCGTCGGCAAGACCCTCACCCTGGCCCAACTCAGCCAGGAATTCGCTGCCGTGTTCATCGCCAACGGGGCCGGCCTGCCGACCATGCTCAACATCCCGGGGGAGAACCTGAAGGGGGTCTACTCGGCCAACGAATACCTGACCCGGGTCAACCTCATGGGGGCCGGGCGCCAGGCCGACGCCGCCACGCCGATCATCAAGGGGCGCAACGTGGCGGTCATCGGCGGCGGCAACACGGCCATGGACTGCGTACGCACCGCCCGGCGGCTGGGCGCGGAACGGGCCATGATCATCTACCGCCGCAGCGAGGCCGAGATGCCCGCCCGCGTGGAGGAGATCAAGCATGCCAAGGAGGAGGGGGTGGAGTTCCTCATGCTGACCGCACCGGTGGCCATCTTGAGCGAAGGCGACGGCTGGGCGGCCTCCCTGCGCTGCCAGCGCATGGAGCTGGGTGAACCGGACGCCTCCGGCCGGCGCAAACCGGTGCCGGTGGAGGGGGCCCAGTACGACATTCCGGCCGACGTGATCGTCAACGCGGTCGGCACGGGGGCCAACCCGCTCCTGACGGCAACGGCTCCGGACCTTGCCCTGAACAAGTGGGGCAACATCATCGCCGACGGGAACGGCCTGACCAACCTGGCGGGGGTCTTTGCCGGGGGCGACATCGTCCGGGGCGGGGCGACCGTCATCCTGGCCATGGGGGACGGCAAACAGGCCGCAGCGGCCATCTCCGCCTTCCTGTCCTGACAACGGGCGGCTCCGGCCGCCGGGGCCGCCCGCGACCCCTTCTGCGCTGGGGGCCCGCACGATTTTTGTAGACGAAAGGCCGTGTTCTCTCGTACCTTATAGAAAGAGACAACGGCGATGAGCCGCATTACAGGTGAAAGGTATACGACACATGGCACAGGCAAAACAAGGCGACAAGGTTAAAATCGACTACACCGGCACGCTGGAAGATGGTACCGTTTTTGATTCGACACTGGAGAGCGAATGCGATTCCGAGGAGTGCGGGTGCGAGGAAGACGGCGACTGCGGCGATGACGATTGCGGCTGCGGCTGCGAAAGCGGGCCGATGACGCTGACCATCGGCGAGGGGGAACTGTTTCCCCAGGTCGACGAGGCCCTGATCGGCATGGCCCCGGGCGACAAGAAGACCGTCGTGATCCCCGCCGCCAGCGCCTTTGGCGAATACGACAAGGAGCGGGTCTTCACCGTGCCGCGCAGCGACCTCCCGGACGATCTGGAGCCGGTGGTGGGCGACGAGCTGGTGCTCGCCAACGAAGATGAGGAAGAGCTGGGCGTGCTGGTCATCGAGGCCACCGCGGAGAGCGTCACCTTCGACGCCAACCACCCCCTGGCCGGCGAGGATCTCACCTTCGAGGTATCGTTGCTGGAGATACTGTGAGGCGTTGAGACGGCGCTTCCCATAACCACATGAAAAAGGCGGCCTTCGGGTCGCCTTTTTTGGTTTTGATCGTCCTGCGCCTTGGGGCCCGGCGGACTCCCCGGCATGAAGCCCAAATTGAAATTGTACACGGAAATAAATTATTTAACAGTCTTTTCATCTGTCGTTCCCGGGGGTATAGTGTACTTACAGTAGCGCTACTGGAACAGACTGCCACGACAAGGAGGGGGAAACATAGCGGAAGTTTCACCCGAAAATGATGGTGCAGCAGAGATCCGGCAGGTGGTGCGGCCGGAATAGCCCGTGAAGAGGGCGACAGGACAGACACTTACAGAGGCCCGCGAAGCTCGCGGGCCTTTCATTTTTGCCGGCGCCGCCCGCCCCCGCCCCCCCTTTTCCAACAGACCGCTTGACATAACCCGCCAAAAGCTGTTACCGTTGCACTAATTAGCAGTACCGGACAACACGTCACGTCATCGTAGGCCCCGGAATAGCCGGGGCTTTTTTTTGTAAACCAAACCGAAGAGAGAGGCACGTATGGGATTCACCCATTTCAAGTTTCACCCGGCAGTGTCGGCCGGCATCCGCGAGGCAGGCTACTCGCACCCGACACCGATCCAGAAGGAAGCCATACCCAGAATCATGGAAGGACGCGATGTGCTCGGCTTGGCCCAGACCGGGACCGGCAAGACGGCCGCCTTCGCGTTGCCCATACTTGACCGGCTGAGCAAGGGGGCGCGCCATGCGACCCGGGCGCTGGTCATCGCCCCCACGCGGGAGTTGGCGGAACAGATCGAGGCATCCTTCCGGCTGTTCGCCGGGCAGACCGGCCTGAAAAGCGCCACGGTTTACGGCGGCGTCGGCCAGACGCCCCAGATGGCGGCCCTCAAAAAAGGCACCGAAATCATCGTGGCCTGTCCCGGGCGGCTGCTGGACCTCATGCAGCAAGGGGTGGCGCTGCTCGACAGCGTCGAGGTGCTCGTCCTCGACGAGGCCGACCAGATGTTCGACATGGGATTTCTGCCCACGATCAAGAAGATCATCCAGAAGCTTCCCGCCAAGCGGCAGACCCTGCTGTTCTCGGCAACCATGCCGGACGAGATCCGGAAGCTGGCGGAGGAGATGCTGAAGGACCCCGTGACCGTGCAGGTCGACAAGATCAAGCCCGCCACCACGGTGCGCCACGCCCTCTATCCGGTGGAACAGCACCTGAAAACGGCCCTGCTGATGAAGATACTGGAAAAGCACACCGAAGGTTCGGTCCTGGTCTTCACCAGGACGAAACACCGGGCCAAACGGGTCGGGGAACTACTGGTCAAGGGCGGCTACAAGGCCGCCTCGCTGCAGGGCAACCTCTCCCAGAACCGGCGCCAGGAGGCCATGGACGGCTTCAGGGACGGTTCGTACCGGATCCTGGTGGCCACCGATATCGCCGCCCGGGGGATCGACGTGTCGTTGATCGGCCTGGTCCTGAACCTGGATATGCCGGAGACGGCAGAATTCTACGTGCACCGGATCGGACGGACCGGCAGGGCGGAGCGCACCGGGGAAGCCATTACCTTCGTCACCCGGGACGACACCGGCGCCATCAGGACGCTGGAAAAACTCCTGGGCAAACAGATCGAGCGCAGGACGCTGCCGGATTTCGACTACACGGTTCCGGCCCCGGCGAAGGATGAAGAGTTCAAGCGGCACCCCCATGAGATGGGCAACCGCCGGCCGGCGGCCAAAAGCGACGCCAGGCAGCAGGCGAAAAGCCCTGCCAGCGGTTCCGGGCCATTCCGGACCAAGAGCGAGGTAGCCGGCGAGGAGACGAAAACCGCCGGGGCGAAACCGGCGGCGAAACCGGGCGCCAAACCCGCAGCCGGGGGCAGCCGCAAACCACGGTCGTGGCGGGGTTCCGGCAGCAGGCCCTGATCACCTCCCATGACATCCCCTAAAACTGTGGCCGCCGCAACCGGGGCGGCCGCAGCCCCTCGCCGTCATTCGCCGCCGCACTTCCCGGCGCAACAACAGGCCATCCCCCTGGCTTTCCCAAACGCTTCGCGCCCCTCCCGCCAACTCAGCCAGGCGATCAGCATGGCGCCCACGGCATCGAGGCTGCCGATCCCGGTCGCTTCGTAACCGAGGCTGGCGGCCAAAAGGACCAGCGACAGATACATGCAGGCCCGCGAGCGACGTGGCCGGTGTGATCGTACACCACATCGACCCGTACGTTCACGACAAAGAGCCGAATATCCCGCGCACGGTGTCGAATATTCTTCACCATCGCGCCATGCCGGCGGAACACATTGTAATCATATCAAGCGGTTACGATCCTGGCACGCCCCATGCTATCCTGAAGGCATACGGAGAGAATTTCCGCCCAAAGGAGACCATCACCATGAAAAGACTAACCGTAACGCTCGCCGCCGTTCTGGCCCTGTCCGCCCCGGTGCTGTCCCATGCCCATGAGCAGGGGGAGCATGGCGATCAGGCAACCATGGATATGTCCCATGAGACCATGCACAACCACCATGACGACCAATGCGCCAAGGAATGCGACATGCTTCTGAAGGAATGCGCCCGCGAGGCCGACACCATCCAGCAGCGTATCCAGCGGCTCCGGACCGAGATACGGGAAAAGGGGGCGACGACCGCCAACCGCGACGAATTGCAGCTATTGAACAGGAAACTGAAGGAAACCAACGAGCTGATGCGGGCGCTCCAGAAACCGGGCCACTGATCGCCCGGACGAAGCGGAGAGCCGCGGGATGTGCCGGCGTAGGGGCTTCGGCAGCGTGGCGGGAACAGGACATAAAGCCGGGCGGAACCAAGAGATTGTGCCTTGGATGACGCGTGGCTTTATGCTATCATG is a window of Geobacter sp. FeAm09 DNA encoding:
- a CDS encoding sulfide/dihydroorotate dehydrogenase-like FAD/NAD-binding protein; translated protein: MYEVVSNDILAPSLHRMVVRAPRVAASRKPGQFVIVRSAPGEERIPLTIGDADNAAGTITLFIQAIGASTRTIVAIPAGGFLRDVAGPLGLPTHIEQWGRVACIGGGVGTAVLYPLAKALAEAGNDVTTIIGGRAEPYIILKDELSAFSREVLVTTEDGSMGRKGFVTAELADMMANPATCPKAVFAIGPVPMMRAVAELTRPQGITTIVSLNPIMIDGTGMCGGCRVLVGGEPRFACVDGPEFDGHKVDFENLFDRLSTYRSHEAADCKLNRQVQP
- the gltA gene encoding NADPH-dependent glutamate synthase, with amino-acid sequence MTTPMTTKERLAIDRVRMPELAATIRSTNFEEVNRGLGHDEAIREAQRCIQCKNRQCVEGCPVGVSIPEFIGLLADNDLPGAARILQHDNALPAVCGRVCPQETQCEAKCVRGIKGEAVAIGYLERFVADWAMANAARLDAETPPPPTGKRVAVVGCGPAGLTAAGELARAGHDVVIFEALHDTGGVLRYGIPEFRLPKAIIDVEVDRLRALGVAIECNVIVGKTLTLAQLSQEFAAVFIANGAGLPTMLNIPGENLKGVYSANEYLTRVNLMGAGRQADAATPIIKGRNVAVIGGGNTAMDCVRTARRLGAERAMIIYRRSEAEMPARVEEIKHAKEEGVEFLMLTAPVAILSEGDGWAASLRCQRMELGEPDASGRRKPVPVEGAQYDIPADVIVNAVGTGANPLLTATAPDLALNKWGNIIADGNGLTNLAGVFAGGDIVRGGATVILAMGDGKQAAAAISAFLS
- a CDS encoding peptidylprolyl isomerase, which translates into the protein MAQAKQGDKVKIDYTGTLEDGTVFDSTLESECDSEECGCEEDGDCGDDDCGCGCESGPMTLTIGEGELFPQVDEALIGMAPGDKKTVVIPAASAFGEYDKERVFTVPRSDLPDDLEPVVGDELVLANEDEEELGVLVIEATAESVTFDANHPLAGEDLTFEVSLLEIL
- a CDS encoding DEAD/DEAH box helicase; this translates as MGFTHFKFHPAVSAGIREAGYSHPTPIQKEAIPRIMEGRDVLGLAQTGTGKTAAFALPILDRLSKGARHATRALVIAPTRELAEQIEASFRLFAGQTGLKSATVYGGVGQTPQMAALKKGTEIIVACPGRLLDLMQQGVALLDSVEVLVLDEADQMFDMGFLPTIKKIIQKLPAKRQTLLFSATMPDEIRKLAEEMLKDPVTVQVDKIKPATTVRHALYPVEQHLKTALLMKILEKHTEGSVLVFTRTKHRAKRVGELLVKGGYKAASLQGNLSQNRRQEAMDGFRDGSYRILVATDIAARGIDVSLIGLVLNLDMPETAEFYVHRIGRTGRAERTGEAITFVTRDDTGAIRTLEKLLGKQIERRTLPDFDYTVPAPAKDEEFKRHPHEMGNRRPAAKSDARQQAKSPASGSGPFRTKSEVAGEETKTAGAKPAAKPGAKPAAGGSRKPRSWRGSGSRP